A genomic stretch from Myxocyprinus asiaticus isolate MX2 ecotype Aquarium Trade chromosome 24, UBuf_Myxa_2, whole genome shotgun sequence includes:
- the LOC127415084 gene encoding tissue-type plasminogen activator-like → MSLLLKVLLLLPALYCSADNTELHQRQKRGSRLYNEVCVDTDSAAIRETGVTWLRWRGLKVEFCRCALRGRVRCHEIPVTKCFVSKCYNGGVCKEAVYSSDFICQCPPGYKGTQCEINTGERCATGQGLGYRGTWSMSASGLECINWNSSSLRGKKFTARRTESSTLGLGNHNYCRNPDGDTKPWCYVYKRAQITWEFCSLPTCITDPIKECARGSGQSYRGTKAVTRSGLKCLPWDSAAVSHKIYNAWRSDARELGISSHNFCRNPDGDLGPWCHAYKGSQLIWELCEVPKCPKKTPSRTTLGPRAPTTSNNQGTCGQRVESLSNSLPMFRIHGGQASDIREQPWQVAINVYLPRLKSYSFLCGGVLVDSCWILSAAHCFQEGFGENRLRVILGRTFRLQNSSSEQIFDVEKYWTHEQYDDDTYDNDIALLKLKSDSGICAVNSPEVLPACLPEPNLVLPDWTECEISGYGKEEEFSEFYAERIKRGLVRLWPQDQCVPEKLSGRLVTTNMLCAGDTRGLDDACKGDSGGPLVCPKDGRMTLMGLISWGDGCGKKDTPGVYTRVTNYTKWISGKMRSN, encoded by the exons ATGAGTTTATTACTAAAAGTGTTGCTGCTTCTACCTGCTCTATACTGTTCTGCAGATAataca GAGTTGCATCAGAGACAGAAACGAGGTTCACGTCTTTATAATG AGGTTTGTGTGGACACTGATTCGGCCGCGATCAGGGAGACTGGGGTGACGTGGTTGCGATGGAGGGGTCTGAAAGTCGAATTCTGCCGCTGCGCCTTGCGAGGAAGAGTGCGCTGTCATGAAATACCAGTTACCA AATGTTTTGTGTCTAAGTGTTATAACGGAGGGGTGTGTAAAGAGGCTGTTTACTCCAGTGACTTTATCTGTCAGTGTCCGCCAGGATATAAAGGCACCCAGTGTGAAATCA ATACGGGTGAGAGATGTGCGACGGGTCAGGGCTTAGGTTACCGTGGCACCTGGAGTATGAGTGCGTCAGGACTGGAGTGCATTAACTGGAATTCCAGTTCACTCCGTGGAAAGAAATTCACGGCCAGGAGAACAGAATCTAGCACACTGGGGCTGGGCAACCACAACTACTGCAG GAATCCGGATGGAGACACTAAACCCTGGTGTTATGTTTATAAAAGAGCTCAGATCACATGGGAATTCTGCTCTTTACCGACTTGTATAACag ATCCCATTAAGGAGTGTGCACGAGGGTCAGGTCAGTCTTACAGAGGTACAAAGGCGGTCACACGCAGTGGTTTGAAATGTTTACCGTGGGATTCAGCCGCTGTGTCTCATAAGATTTACAACGCATGGAGATCAGATGCCAGAGAGTTGGGCATCAGCAGTCACAACTTCTGcag GAATCCAGACGGTGACCTCGGCCCCTGGTGTCATGCTTATAAAGGTTCACAGCTGATCTGGGAACTCTGTGAGGTCCCCAAATGCC CCAAGAAAACTCCATCAAGAACAACGCTTGGACCACGAGCCCCTACAACCAGCAACAACCAAG GCACCTGTGGTCAGCGCGTTGAATCCCTCTCAAACTCTCTGCCCATGTTCCGGATACACGGTGGTCAGGCCAGTGACATCAGAGAGCAGCCGTGGCAGGTGGCCATCAATGTATATCTGCCCCGTTTAAAATCGTATAGCTTCCTGTGTGGGGGTGTGCTCGTCGACTCCTGCTGGATTCTATCAGCCGCTCACTGCTTCCAGGAGGG GTTTGGAGAGAATCGTCTGCGGGTGATTTTGGGTCGGACCTTCAGACTTCAGAATTCAAGCAGTGAGCAGATCTTTGATGTAGAGAAGTACTGGACCCATGAACAATATGACGATGACACTTATGATAATGACATAG CTCTGCTCAAGTTAAAGAGTGATTCTGGTATCTGTGCGGTGAACTCCCCTGAAGTTCTGCCAGCGTGTTTACCAGAACCGAACCTGGTTTTACCCGACTGGACAGAGTGTGAAATCTCTGGTTATGGGAAAGAGGAAGAGT TTTCTGAGTTTTACGCCGAGAGAATCAAGCGAGGTCTTGTACGGTTGTGGCCGCAGGACCAGTGCGTTCCCGAGAAGCTCTCCGGGCGTCTGGTGACAACAAACATGCTGTGTGCAGGAGACACGCGCGGTCTGGACGACGCGTGCAAG GGAGACTCCGGCGGTCCTCTGGTGTGCCCGAAGGATGGCAGAATGACACTGATGGGTTTGATCAGCTGGGGCGATGGTTGCGGGAAGAAAGACACGCCTGGCGTTTACACACGCGTCACAAACTACACAAAGTGGATCTCTGGCAAGATGAGATCTAACTGA